One genomic segment of Naumovozyma castellii chromosome 9, complete genome includes these proteins:
- the SLX5 gene encoding SUMO-targeted ubiquitin ligase complex subunit SLX5 (ancestral locus Anc_3.186) — MSTTTDHHQQDPIITIESDPEDDARIRNDQQQIIRLYPDARTDRPRDSMNRFVDAQGSNRAIRSTPDLSHLNDDQDQDQDDDDDITIVREIVNPNVARDDAPINPDAEFIDLDQEVPYANATIPRPRTIQIITPSPPQQQQDDDLVITQERTMRPTVTLNLPGGQTLQVDATPTDQLARSSFEWQENIPLARRQLLRRSTNRANSLFFHDDHESDNDNGSVPLPPNVIRLRQRQQQQNREEPPPPPPPQDDANPIMTRLRTRINTYSPDIQSAFNHAHSLHEFTSILQNVAPLTLQECGDELLSLFTQYRSQLMVNWATRRVRSSQQNTSSSNHRQRNLRNLRRNGALRVTPNANGFNVNLARLFLMNQLGINNGNDEDQYFTGAYNSEDDADHNGDDEDDTQTQNIINMIQRREEQEHDTRTKSFMARTKPQQDAFKKRANELPENYSANFNTEPTMKLDIKKNGKEETIIVEDNDAAKNYIEVPACTLCGVELGVGIPKDFQGINDTDRGGSFESLVSKYKFHCPYQSLAKPSQLDKDLSQRVFMASCGHTFCGRCYARIDNAKSKSKLPKKTLKQLKGSSHPDNYGPRVCPADSCRSLLRVKTKMREVFF, encoded by the coding sequence ATGTCCACCACGACAGACCACCACCAACAGGACCCCATAATAACAATAGAGAGTGATCCCGAGGACGATGCAAGGATACGCAACGATCAACAGCAAATAATAAGACTATACCCAGATGCTCGCACCGATCGACCCAGAGATTCCATGAATAGGTTCGTTGACGCTCAGGGGTCCAATAGGGCCATTCGATCCACCCCTGATCTATCGCATTTGAATGACGATCAGGATCAGGACCAggacgacgacgacgacaTTACGATCGTTAGGGAGATCGTTAATCCGAACGTCGCAAGAGATGATGCTCCTATTAACCCGGATGCTGAGTTCATAGACTTGGATCAGGAGGTTCCGTATGCTAATGCCACCATCCCAAGACCAAGAACCATACAGATCATTACACCGTCGCCACCGCAGCAGCAGCAGGATGACGATCTGGTTATAACGCAGGAGAGAACAATGAGACCAACGGTAACGTTGAATCTGCCCGGCGGTCAAACTTTACAAGTGGACGCCACTCCCACGGATCAACTCGCACGAAGTTCCTTCGAATGGCAGGAAAATATCCCATTGGCAAGAAGACAATTATTAAGAAGAAGTACAAATAGAGcaaattctttattctttcatGATGATCACGAATCAGATAACGATAATGGATCCGTCCCACTACCACCAAATGTAATAAGATTGCGTCAAagacaacaacagcaaaaTCGCGAGGAACCACCTCCACCTCCACCGCCACAGGATGATGCAAACCCTATAATGACAAGACTGAGAACAAGAATAAACACATACTCACCGGATATTCAAAGTGCATTCAATCATGCCCACTCATTGCATGAATTCACATCCATATTACAAAATGTCGCACCACTGACGTTACAAGAATGCGGTGACGAactattatcattatttacACAGTATAGAAGCCAATTAATGGTCAATTGGGCAACAAGAAGAGTCAGATCATCACAACAGAACACTTCTTCCTCCAACCATCgtcaaagaaatttaagaaatttaagaagaaatggaGCTCTAAGAGTCACCCCGAACGCAAACGGGTTCAACGTGAATTTGGCAAGATTGTTCttaatgaatcaattggggataaataatggtaatgatgaagatcaATATTTCACCGGTGCCTACAATTCAGAAGATGACGCTGATCATAATGGCGACGATGAAGACGATACACAAACgcaaaatattatcaacaTGATTCAAAGAAGAGAGGAACAAGAACATGATACAAGAACGAAAAGTTTCATGGCAAGAACAAAACCACAACAGGATGCATTCAAGAAAAGAGCCAATGAATTACCAGAAAATTATAGTGCCAATTTTAACACGGAACCAACAATGAAATTGGacattaaaaaaaatggtaaaGAGGAAACAATAATAGTGGAGGATAATGATGCCGCCAAGAACTACATCGAGGTACCCGCGTGCACATTATGTGGTGTAGAATTAGGTGTGGGCATACCGAAGGATTTCCAAGGCATAAACGATACAGATCGTGGTGGATCATTCGAATCATTGGTCTCTAAATATAAATTCCATTGTCCCTATCAAAGTTTGGCAAAACCATCTCAATTGGATAAAGATTTATCTCAAAGAGTATTTATGGCTTCATGTGGTCATACATTTTGTGGACGTTGTTATGCAAGAATAGATAAtgcaaaatcaaaatcaaaactACCCAAGAAAACATTAAAGCAATTGAAAGGTTCCTCTCACCCAGATAATTATGGACCAAGGGTATGTCCGGCAGATTCTTGTAGATCACTTCTGAGAGTCAAAACCAAGATGAGAGAAGTgttcttttaa
- the NOP1 gene encoding rRNA methyltransferase NOP1 (ancestral locus Anc_3.185) — protein MSFRPGSRGGSRGGFGGRGGSRGGSRGGFGGGRGGSRGGFGGGRGGARGGSRGGFGGRGGSRGGARGGRGGARGGAAGGNRGGAKVIIEPHKFAGVYIARGKEDLLVTKNMAPGESVYGEKRISVEEPSKEDGVPPTKTEYRVWNPFRSKLAAGIMGGLDELFIAPGKKVLYLGAASGTSVSHVSDIVGPEGVVYAVEFSHRPGRELISMAKKRPNIIPIIEDARHPQKYRMLVGMVDCVFADVAQPDQARIIALNSHMFLKDQGGVVISIKANCIDSTVDAETVFAREVQKLREERIKPLEQLTLEPYERDHCIVVGRYMRSGLKK, from the coding sequence ATGTCATTCAGACCAGGTAGCAGAGGTGGTTCCAGAGGTGGATTCGGTGGTAGAGGTGGTTCCCGTGGTGGATCCCGTGGTGGATTCGGGGGTGGCCGTGGTGGTTCCCGTGGTGGATTCGGTGGTGGCCGTGGTGGTGCCAGAGGTGGTTCCCGTGGTGGATTTGGTGGCCGTGGTGGTTCCAGAGGTGGTGCCAGAGGTGGTCGTGGTGGTGCCAGAGGTGGTGCTGCTGGTGGTAACAGAGGTGGTGCTAAGGTTATCATTGAACCTCACAAGTTTGCAGGTGTTTACATTGCAAGAGGTAAAGAAGATCTTTTGGTTACTAAGAATATGGCCCCAGGTGAATCAGTTTATGGTGAAAAGAGAATTTCTGTTGAAGAACCATCTAAGGAAGATGGTGTTCCACCAACTAAGACTGAATACCGTGTTTGGAATCCATTTAGATCCAAGTTGGCTGCCGGTATTATGGGTGGTttagatgaattatttattgcCCCAGGTAAGAAGGTTTTATATTTAGGTGCTGCTTCAGGTACTTCTGTTTCTCATGTTTCTGATATTGTTGGACCAGAAGGTGTCGTTTATGCTGTTGAATTCTCTCATAGACCAGGTAGAGAATTAATTTCTATGGCTAAGAAGAGACCAaatattattccaattattgaagatgcTAGACATCCACAAAAATACAGAATGCTTGTTGGTATGGTTGATTGTGTGTTTGCGGATGTTGCTCAACCTGATCAAGCCAGAATTATTGCTTTGAACTCTCATATGTTCTTGAAGGATCAAGGTGGTGTTGTTATTTCCATTAAGGCTAACTGTATTGATTCTACTGTTGATGCTGAAACTGTTTTCGCTAGAGAAGTTCAAAAATTACGTGAAGAACGTATCAAGCCTCTAGAACAATTGACTTTGGAACCTTATGAAAGAGATCATTGTATTGTTGTTGGCAGATATATGAGAAGTGGATTGAAGAAATAA
- the APC11 gene encoding anaphase promoting complex subunit 11 (ancestral locus Anc_3.190): MKLEVREVYPVFEWSWDITSETEQQQNHEPEEQPEDDDDDDDDEVCGICRAGYNAVCPSCSHPGVTCPVVVGTCQHAFHVHCVVPWLATAAARGACPMCRQPFALDPLRRVNRGATVTLPQLGDPDST; encoded by the coding sequence ATGAAGCTAGAAGTGCGAGAGGTGTACCCTGTGTTTGAGTGGTCGTGGGACATCACGAGCGAGACGGAACAGCAGCAGAACCACGAGCCAGAAGAGCAGCCAGAagacgacgacgacgacgacgacgacgaaGTCTGTGGGATCTGTCGAGCTGGGTACAACGCGGTGTGTCCCAGCTGCTCGCACCCGGGCGTCACGTGCCCCGTCGTGGTGGGCACGTGCCAGCACGCGTTCCACGTGCACTGCGTCGTTCCGTGGCTCGCGACGGCCGCGGCGCGCGGCGCTTGCCCCATGTGCCGCCAGCCGTTCGCGCTGGACCCGCTGCGCCGGGTAAACAGGGGCGCTACCGTCACCCTGCCGCAGCTGGGTGACCCGGACAGCACGTGA
- the NCAS0I01900 gene encoding uncharacterized protein (ancestral locus Anc_3.187), with product MQYSRPSVPPPGHESQGTRGYPPQQQQPPQYYQQPPQQQYYQPQQQPQYYQQQQQPQPQPVYVQQQAPQRGNEDCLTGCLAGLCICCTLDMLM from the coding sequence ATGCAGTATTCACGTCCAAGCGTTCCACCTCCAGGTCATGAGTCCCAGGGGACAAGAGGGTACCCACCtcagcagcaacaacctCCGCAATATTATCAACAACCgccacaacaacaatattaccaacctcaacaacaacctcaATATTaccagcaacaacaacaacctcaACCTCAACCTGTTTATGTGCAGCAACAAGCTCCTCAACGTGGTAATGAGGATTGTTTGACTGGTTGTTTGGCAGGGTTGTGTATATGTTGTACTTTAGATATGTTAATGTAA